TCCTCGATGACGCGGACGAGAATGGCGCCCGTCTCTGGGCAGAACACGACCTCGTCGTCCGCGGTGGCCTTGATTGTCGAGAGGTCTGCAGGGCTGAGTGCCATCCCGCTCGCCTCCGACACACCAGCGCGCAGGCGCGCGGCCCCGATGCCGACCTGGGCGCGGGTCTTCTCGTAGAGCGCGAGCAGATCGCCCTGCACCTCGGCGGCCTTGCCTGCCCGCTCCGCCGCGGTCGCCGCGCGGTCGCGTTCAGTCTCGGCCTCAGCAGCGGCGATGCGAGCATTGATCTCGTCGCGACGCTTGTCGACGCCCGCAAGCACGTGCTCTGCCTCGGCAAACACTGCCTCCGCGGCGTCAGCGACCTCCATCGCCTCAAGCTGGCGCTCCTCAAGTTCACCCTTGCGGCGGCCGAGCGTTTCGAGCTCACCTTGCAGCGCCTGAGCTTCCTTCGCGGAGGTGCTTGCTGCGAGGAGGTCGTTATCTCGCTTCACGCGCTGATCTACGACGTCGACGTCCGCTTCGATTCGTGAAAGCTCAAGTCGCCTGGCGTCAAGCTCGCGCTGCGCATCCATGTAGCGGTTCCGCACCTCGTCGCGCTCCGCTTCGAGGGAGACAAGCTCGGCACGCTCAGGAAGCTGTTCGTGACGTTTGCGAAGCCTTGCGAGGGTGTGGTCGAGCTGCTGGAGGTCGAGCAGCAACAGCTGCTGGCGCGGGGTAGCCTTCATGGTTCCAGCTTACTCTGCGCCCGGCGCGTCGCCCGGGCGTGCCCCGACGGAGAAACTCCACGGGTCGGTGCGGAGGGTGCTCACGCGAAACTCGACGCCTGGAAGCCTCGTGGCAAGCACCGCAGCTGCGCCCTCGAGCCAGAGCGACTCGCTGGCCCAGTGCGCGACATCGATGAGGGCTGGACCACCTGCGACTGCGGAGAGCTCGAGCGCCTCCTGTGCTGGATGATGCCTGAGATCGGACGTGAGGTAGACGTCTGCGCCGCGCACTGCCGGGTTGTCGAGCAGGCTGTCTCCCGCGCCGCCGAGCAGCGCGATCGCTTGCACGAGGCGATCCGGATCGCCGGCCACTCGCACTCCCGACACCGTCGAAGGCATGGCCGAAGCAACTCGCTCGGCGAACGCTCTGAGCGTCTCGGGAGCGGAAAGCTTCCCGACACGACCAATGCCGATCTCGGGGTCCGCGGGATGGGGAACGATGGGCACGGCACCAACAAGCCCCAGGCGGCGAGCGATAACGTCGGAGACCCCACCGGCAGGCTGATCGGCGTTCGTGTGCGCCGAGATGAGCGCGCACCCCCCGCGGATCAGGGAGGCAAGGAGTGCGCCTTTCGCAGTGTCCTCGGCGACCGTGTGGATGCCGCGCAGCAACAGCGGGTGGTGCGTGATGAGCGCGTCCGCCTCCCAGGCGAGCGCCTCGTCGACTGTCGCGGCGACAGCGTCGACAGCGAGCAGCACCCTGCGAAGCGGGGCGGCATCCCGGCCCGTCACCAGCCCGACGCGATCCCACGACTCGGCCGTATCGGCAGGCCACATCTCGTTTGTGACACGCCGGAGGTCGGCTAGGGTCTGCCCCGCGGGAGCGGTGGGTGTGGGTGTGACAGGTTCGGTGTTCGTCATGCCTCGAGGCTAGCGCCTGAGGAGCCTCCGCGCCGTCACGTTGCCGATGAGCTGTGCGATCTGCACGATCACGACGATGATGAGCACCGACGCCCACGTGACCCACGGGTTCGACTGGCGATAGCCATACTGCAGCGCGAAGTTGCCGATACCGCCTGCGCCGATGATGCCAGCCATCGCGGACATGTCGACGATCGCCACGAAAGCGAACGTGTATCCGAGCACAAGCGGGCCGAGGCCCTCTGGAATGAGCACTGTGAAGATGATCCGCAGCGGACCGGCGCCCATCGCGCGGGCGGCCTCAATCTGGCCGGGCGGCACGGTGAGGAGGTTCTGTTCGACGAGGCGGGAGATCCCAAACGCTGCGGCAACGACGAGCGAGAAGATCAATGCGGGGCCGCCGATGCCCTTTCCCGTGACCATGCGCGCCAGCGGTTGCAAGAGCATCAGGATCAGCACGAACGGGATCGGGCGGAAGAAGTTCACGAGCAGGTTCAGCACCCAGAATGTTGGTGCGCTCTGCAGGATGCCGCCGCGCCGCGTCGTCGTAAGGAGGACGCCGACGATGAGGCCGATCAGGCCCCCGATCGTGATCGCGAAGGCGACGTAGATGAGCGTCTCGACTGTCGCATCACCGATCTTTGGGAGCAGTTCAATCAGGCGATCCATTACGCGAGCACCTCCAGCTCGGTCTGCTGTGCGAGTGCTGCGATAGCGTGTTCAACCTGCACGCCCTCGCCGATGAGCTCAAGCGTGAGCTTTCCGAATGTGCGGCCGCCGACGTCAGTGATGCCGCCGTGGACGATGTTCACGCCAACGCCGCGGTCAGCGAGAGTCTGGAACACGATCGGCTGATCTGCGCCACCGTCACGGAAGGTGAGGGCGATGAGCTTGCCGCGGTGCTTCTCGCGCAGCGCGCGGAGATGTGCGGGGTCCGGCTCGGTGGGCAGCGCAGTCGAGACGAAGCGCCGCGTCGTGTCGGTCTTCGGGTTCGAGAACACTTCGAACACCTCGCCCTGCTCGACCGCCTGACCGCCCTCCATGACGGTGACCCGGTGTGCGATCTCCCGCACAACGTCCATCTCGTGCGTGATGAGCAGGATCGTGACGCCAAGCTCGCGGTTGATCTTTGTGAGCAGCGCAAGCACCTCACGGGAGG
Above is a window of Leucobacter aridicollis DNA encoding:
- a CDS encoding zinc ribbon domain-containing protein; protein product: MKATPRQQLLLLDLQQLDHTLARLRKRHEQLPERAELVSLEAERDEVRNRYMDAQRELDARRLELSRIEADVDVVDQRVKRDNDLLAASTSAKEAQALQGELETLGRRKGELEERQLEAMEVADAAEAVFAEAEHVLAGVDKRRDEINARIAAAEAETERDRAATAAERAGKAAEVQGDLLALYEKTRAQVGIGAARLRAGVSEASGMALSPADLSTIKATADDEVVFCPETGAILVRVIED
- a CDS encoding Nif3-like dinuclear metal center hexameric protein, whose protein sequence is MTNTEPVTPTPTAPAGQTLADLRRVTNEMWPADTAESWDRVGLVTGRDAAPLRRVLLAVDAVAATVDEALAWEADALITHHPLLLRGIHTVAEDTAKGALLASLIRGGCALISAHTNADQPAGGVSDVIARRLGLVGAVPIVPHPADPEIGIGRVGKLSAPETLRAFAERVASAMPSTVSGVRVAGDPDRLVQAIALLGGAGDSLLDNPAVRGADVYLTSDLRHHPAQEALELSAVAGGPALIDVAHWASESLWLEGAAAVLATRLPGVEFRVSTLRTDPWSFSVGARPGDAPGAE
- a CDS encoding methionine ABC transporter permease codes for the protein MDRLIELLPKIGDATVETLIYVAFAITIGGLIGLIVGVLLTTTRRGGILQSAPTFWVLNLLVNFFRPIPFVLILMLLQPLARMVTGKGIGGPALIFSLVVAAAFGISRLVEQNLLTVPPGQIEAARAMGAGPLRIIFTVLIPEGLGPLVLGYTFAFVAIVDMSAMAGIIGAGGIGNFALQYGYRQSNPWVTWASVLIIVVIVQIAQLIGNVTARRLLRR